A window from Abditibacteriaceae bacterium encodes these proteins:
- a CDS encoding polysaccharide deacetylase family protein, with product MKRSYLPWIAGAVLLVLAALIWRSRTARPGAPLAYDSLVLLIPDDVKATDPRVTVWLDAGREEGLHLTPLSASDLFRPSMARQKFAGIILPDKVHVAMSDTVVEKLRQYVQDGGNLLLTFDAGTWTEENAYAKGKSRFSDMVGVDYAYYEQLREKTISIAPVWAKPDVITSLEFPPGKCLPISTDVRKQRSADGTLPPASALTIAGYDRDHLDYPGFQTRGSYRGKTLLGSRNGLAAGISSFGKGQVLFVNLPLGYLKGRTDGLLLHSFLRYFAEKVVLLPRIGSVPDGVGGMIMNWHVDSNADVKYVLTEMNRLNIYTQKPYSIHITAGPDARKIGDGLGVNVRGDQRVQKWLRETAAIGHGVGSHGGWIHDYFGTNLSETRTDQMQEFLELNKAALEEATGKPVTEYSAPQGNQPPWVTQWLAEQKIVGYYFTGNTGMAPTRNYREGKLEVPKYPIWAFPVTNFGTSGSFEEMRGDRVSEAQVGRWLQELVDFCGTHRTSRLVYFHPNGTRYYPNAMRAWLAHTANRQKQNRFRWYTMSNLAPFLQQRDEVQWKVAVENNIAVFDASHAKNLTHQNWSLPAARFGEPKVTQGKATVRRDGPNWLVVAGEGRSLRFQSTTR from the coding sequence ATGAAACGTTCCTATTTACCCTGGATTGCCGGTGCGGTTCTGCTCGTCCTGGCAGCATTAATTTGGAGAAGCCGCACCGCGCGACCTGGCGCGCCGCTCGCTTACGACTCCCTTGTCCTGCTGATTCCTGATGATGTGAAGGCAACTGACCCGCGTGTAACCGTGTGGCTCGATGCTGGTCGCGAAGAAGGGCTTCACCTGACGCCGCTATCCGCTTCTGACTTGTTTCGCCCGTCGATGGCGCGCCAAAAATTCGCGGGCATCATTCTCCCCGATAAAGTCCACGTCGCGATGAGCGACACCGTGGTAGAAAAGCTCCGGCAATATGTACAAGATGGCGGCAACTTGTTGCTGACCTTCGATGCGGGTACTTGGACCGAGGAAAATGCTTACGCAAAAGGAAAATCGCGCTTTAGCGATATGGTCGGCGTGGATTACGCGTATTACGAGCAGTTGCGAGAAAAGACGATCTCCATTGCACCGGTTTGGGCCAAGCCCGATGTTATTACCTCTCTTGAATTTCCTCCCGGTAAATGTTTGCCGATTTCGACGGACGTCCGGAAGCAGCGCTCCGCTGACGGCACTTTGCCGCCAGCGTCGGCGCTGACAATCGCCGGATACGACCGCGACCATCTCGATTACCCGGGCTTCCAGACACGCGGCAGTTATCGCGGAAAAACACTGTTAGGTTCGAGAAACGGTCTGGCTGCAGGGATTTCCTCGTTTGGTAAAGGGCAGGTCCTCTTTGTCAACCTGCCGCTCGGCTATCTCAAAGGACGCACCGACGGATTGCTGTTACATTCCTTTCTCCGTTACTTCGCCGAGAAAGTGGTGCTCCTGCCTCGCATCGGAAGCGTGCCCGATGGCGTCGGCGGCATGATTATGAACTGGCATGTCGATTCGAATGCCGATGTCAAATATGTGCTGACCGAAATGAACAGGCTGAACATTTACACGCAGAAGCCTTATTCGATTCACATCACCGCGGGGCCGGATGCACGTAAAATCGGCGATGGACTTGGGGTAAACGTGCGCGGCGACCAGCGTGTGCAGAAGTGGCTGCGCGAGACTGCCGCTATAGGCCATGGCGTCGGCAGTCACGGCGGTTGGATTCACGACTACTTTGGCACCAATCTGTCAGAAACCCGGACCGACCAGATGCAGGAATTTCTGGAGTTGAATAAGGCTGCGCTGGAAGAAGCGACGGGCAAGCCTGTGACGGAATATTCGGCGCCGCAGGGCAATCAGCCGCCCTGGGTAACGCAGTGGCTCGCCGAACAGAAGATCGTTGGTTACTACTTCACTGGTAACACCGGCATGGCTCCGACGAGAAATTACCGCGAGGGCAAGCTGGAAGTTCCAAAATATCCAATCTGGGCCTTTCCAGTGACGAACTTCGGCACAAGCGGCTCGTTCGAAGAAATGCGTGGAGATCGGGTTTCCGAGGCTCAAGTCGGGAGATGGCTTCAGGAATTGGTCGACTTTTGTGGAACGCATCGCACAAGCCGATTGGTGTATTTTCATCCCAACGGCACGCGCTATTATCCCAATGCCATGCGCGCATGGCTTGCGCACACGGCCAATCGACAAAAGCAAAATCGTTTCCGCTGGTATACGATGTCGAACCTTGCGCCCTTCCTCCAGCAGCGCGACGAAGTCCAGTGGAAAGTCGCTGTGGAAAATAATATCGCGGTTTTCGATGCAAGTCATGCGAAAAACCTCACGCATCAGAACTGGAGCCTACCTGCTGCACGATTCGGTGAACCCAAAGTTACACAAGGCAAAGCCACGGTTCGTCGCGATGGCCCCAACTGGCTCGTTGTTGCAGGAGAAGGCAGAAGCCTGCGCTTTCAAAGCACCACGCGCTAG